One Columba livia isolate bColLiv1 breed racing homer unplaced genomic scaffold, bColLiv1.pat.W.v2 Scaffold_299, whole genome shotgun sequence DNA window includes the following coding sequences:
- the LOC135578063 gene encoding olfactory receptor 14J1-like, protein MYFFLLNLALLDMGTVSTILPKSMANSLWDSRDISYLGCATQLFLFVFLITADYCLLTIMSYDRYVAICKPLHYGTLLGSRACVHMAAAAWATGFLNALLHTANTFSLPLCKGNALGQFFCEIPQILKLSCSHSYLRELGLLVVGVLVAFGCFVFIVVSYVQILRAVLRIPSEQGRHKAFSTCLPHLAVVSLFLSTIMFAHLKPPSISSPSLDLVVSVLYSVVPPAVNPLIYSMRNQELKDALWKLIS, encoded by the coding sequence atgtacttcttcctgctcaacctcgccctccttgaCATGGGCACCGTCTCCACCAttctccccaagtccatggccaattccctctgggattccagggacatctcatacttgggatgtgcgacacagctctttttgtttgtcttcttgatcacagcagaCTATTGTCTActcaccatcatgtcgtacgaccgctacgttgccatctgcaaacccctgcactacgggaccctcctgggcagcagagcttgtgtccacatggcagcagctgcctgggccactgggtttctcaatgctctgctgcacacggccaatacattttcactgcccctgtgcaagggcaatgccctgggccagttcttctgtgaaatcccccagatcctcaagctctcctgctcacactcctacctcagggaactggGGTTGCTTGTGGTTGGTGTATTAGTAGcatttgggtgttttgtgttcatcgtggtgtcctatgtgcagatcttgagggccgtgctgaggatcccctctgagcagggacggcacaaagccttttccacctgcctccctcacctggccgtggtctccctgttcctcagcactatcatgtttgcccacctgaagcccccctccatatcctccccatccctggatctggtggtgtctgttctgtactcagtggtgcctccagcagtgaaccccctcatctacagcatgaggaaccaggagctcaaggatgccctttGGAAACTCATATCCTAG